A part of Limibacillus halophilus genomic DNA contains:
- a CDS encoding M48 family metalloprotease, with amino-acid sequence MMSRMSPSFSKLLATGLLLITLAACSTAPGTGRSIFTGGMSSEDELNLGAQEHPKMVGAFGGRYDDPALQAYIDSIGQLLVKTSETPNATFTFTLLDSPIVNAFALPGGYVYVTRGLVGLAENEAQLAGVLAHEIGHVTARHSAERYGSTVLASVGVAAVGILTGSGAAANAGGTAAQLALSSYSRGQESEADELGIRYMSRAVYDPDAMAGFLENLQANDRLEAALSGKPEAADNFNLLQTHPRTADRIREAAARAGGIKVQDPIQARDIYYAKIDGMVYGDSRAQGLVRGQRFIHPELRFAFEVPAGFRLTNTPSSVIARHPDGAAIAFDNASKKEAQNTEVGNYLSRVWAAKLNLKDFERITINGLAAATATSRINTRQGPRDLRLLAVRLDSDSIYRFLFFTPTAQTAALANDLRETTYSFRRLSEAEAAAIQPYRIRIHEVSKGETLSGLAATLPFPDHREDRLRVLNGLAAGEPLLVGQKIKLIAE; translated from the coding sequence ATGATGTCCCGTATGAGCCCTTCTTTCTCCAAACTGCTCGCAACCGGGTTGCTGCTGATAACGCTGGCCGCTTGCAGTACCGCGCCCGGCACGGGTCGCAGCATCTTTACCGGCGGCATGTCCTCGGAAGATGAGCTTAATCTGGGGGCGCAGGAACATCCGAAGATGGTCGGCGCATTCGGCGGGCGTTACGACGATCCCGCTCTGCAGGCCTACATCGACAGCATCGGGCAGCTTCTGGTCAAAACCTCCGAGACACCGAACGCCACCTTCACTTTCACTCTGCTTGATTCGCCGATCGTCAACGCCTTCGCGCTGCCGGGCGGTTATGTCTATGTGACGCGAGGGCTCGTCGGGCTGGCGGAAAACGAGGCCCAGCTTGCCGGTGTGCTGGCGCATGAGATCGGTCATGTCACGGCCCGACACAGTGCCGAGCGTTATGGCTCGACGGTGCTGGCCAGTGTGGGCGTTGCCGCAGTCGGCATCTTGACCGGCAGCGGCGCCGCCGCCAACGCCGGCGGCACGGCAGCCCAACTCGCGCTCTCCAGCTATTCGCGCGGGCAGGAATCCGAGGCCGACGAGCTCGGTATCCGCTACATGTCGCGCGCGGTCTACGACCCGGATGCGATGGCGGGATTCTTGGAGAATTTGCAGGCAAACGACCGATTGGAGGCCGCGCTGTCCGGCAAGCCGGAAGCCGCCGACAATTTCAACCTCTTGCAAACCCATCCGCGCACCGCCGACCGGATACGCGAGGCGGCAGCCAGGGCTGGCGGCATCAAAGTTCAAGACCCGATCCAAGCCCGCGACATTTATTACGCAAAGATCGACGGTATGGTTTACGGCGACAGCCGGGCGCAGGGCCTGGTCAGAGGGCAGCGCTTTATCCACCCGGAGCTACGTTTCGCCTTCGAGGTCCCCGCAGGGTTCCGGCTGACCAATACGCCGTCCTCAGTAATTGCAAGGCACCCGGACGGCGCAGCGATCGCCTTTGACAACGCATCAAAGAAGGAAGCGCAGAACACCGAGGTTGGAAATTACCTATCCCGGGTGTGGGCCGCCAAACTCAATTTGAAGGATTTTGAGCGCATAACCATAAACGGTCTGGCCGCGGCAACCGCGACCAGCCGGATCAACACGCGCCAAGGCCCACGGGACCTGCGGCTTCTGGCTGTCCGCTTGGACAGTGATAGCATTTACCGGTTCCTTTTCTTCACGCCCACCGCGCAGACCGCCGCGTTGGCGAATGACCTAAGAGAAACGACCTACAGCTTCCGCAGGTTGAGCGAAGCCGAAGCCGCGGCAATCCAGCCCTACCGCATCCGTATTCATGAGGTTAGCAAAGGAGAAACCCTGTCCGGACTGGCCGCAACGCTTCCATTTCCAGACCACAGGGAAGACCGGTTACGCGTGCTAAACGGTCTAGCCGCGGGCGAGCCACTTCTCGTCGGGCAAAAGATCAAGCTGATCGCCGAATAA
- a CDS encoding CarD family transcriptional regulator, whose amino-acid sequence MSNEMEFSAGDYVVYPTHGVGRVTCVQTQEISGVSLELIVIKFDKDRMTLRVPVTKAQNSGLRKLSSRKLMDAALQTLKGRSRVKRTMWSRRAQEYEAKINSGDPVAIAEVVRDLHRGDDQPEQSYSERQMYQAAVERLARELAALEKIDEIKAAEKLEKLLSAA is encoded by the coding sequence ATGAGCAATGAAATGGAATTTTCCGCCGGTGATTACGTGGTTTACCCGACTCACGGCGTCGGTCGGGTTACCTGCGTGCAGACCCAAGAAATTTCAGGCGTTTCGCTTGAACTCATCGTGATCAAGTTCGACAAGGACCGGATGACGCTTCGGGTCCCTGTAACGAAGGCGCAGAACTCTGGCTTGCGTAAGCTTTCCAGCCGCAAGCTGATGGATGCCGCTCTGCAGACCCTGAAGGGCCGCAGCCGCGTGAAGCGGACCATGTGGAGCCGTCGCGCGCAGGAGTATGAAGCCAAGATCAACTCGGGTGATCCGGTGGCCATCGCCGAAGTCGTGCGTGATTTGCACCGTGGCGACGATCAGCCGGAGCAGTCTTATAGCGAACGTCAGATGTATCAGGCTGCAGTCGAGCGTCTTGCCCGCGAATTGGCGGCGCTGGAGAAGATCGACGAGATCAAGGCAGCAGAAAAACTGGAAAAGCTGCTGTCAGCCGCCTAA
- the fdxA gene encoding ferredoxin FdxA, which yields MTYIVTEACIKCKYMDCVEVCPVDCFYEGANMLVIHPDECIDCGVCEPECPPEAILPDSDPEAEKWLELNKDYSESWPNITRKGEVPTDADDYRDAKDKFEKFFSADPGQGS from the coding sequence ATGACCTATATCGTCACGGAAGCCTGCATTAAGTGCAAATACATGGATTGCGTCGAGGTTTGTCCCGTCGACTGCTTCTATGAGGGAGCCAATATGCTGGTGATCCACCCCGATGAGTGCATCGACTGCGGCGTCTGTGAGCCCGAATGCCCGCCGGAGGCAATCTTGCCGGATAGCGATCCTGAAGCCGAGAAATGGTTGGAGCTCAACAAGGACTACAGCGAGTCCTGGCCCAACATCACGCGTAAAGGCGAAGTGCCGACGGACGCGGATGACTATCGGGACGCCAAGGATAAGTTCGAGAAGTTTTTCAGCGCCGACCCCGGGCAGGGCAGTTGA
- a CDS encoding TerB family tellurite resistance protein codes for MIQKLKKIFASAPVSEPENAFEPTELACACLLTHAALQDGTLEPQEQEAMARLLGQRFKLDNVKAEALLETARGHVAQSVEMYGITRDIKDALAHDERLGLMEMLWQVVYADGELHDYEANLMRRIAGLIYVSDRESGEARKRALRALGILE; via the coding sequence ATGATCCAGAAGCTGAAGAAGATTTTTGCGAGCGCCCCCGTTAGTGAGCCGGAGAATGCGTTTGAGCCGACGGAGCTGGCCTGTGCCTGCTTGTTGACCCATGCGGCCCTGCAGGACGGCACCTTGGAGCCGCAGGAACAGGAGGCCATGGCGCGGCTATTGGGTCAGCGATTCAAGCTGGACAACGTGAAAGCAGAGGCGCTTCTGGAAACCGCGCGGGGACATGTGGCGCAAAGCGTTGAAATGTATGGCATCACCCGCGATATCAAGGATGCGCTCGCCCATGATGAGCGCCTTGGATTGATGGAAATGCTCTGGCAGGTCGTTTATGCCGATGGTGAGTTGCACGACTATGAGGCGAACTTGATGCGCCGCATTGCCGGCCTCATTTATGTATCTGACCGTGAAAGTGGTGAGGCGCGTAAGCGTGCGTTGCGCGCATTGGGCATCTTGGAATAG
- a CDS encoding DUF938 domain-containing protein: MARHFQDRSGEDSGNVKLHAPATRRNRDAILEVLRQVLPHEGILLEVASGTGEHAAWMAPQLLPLVWQPSDADPAMRASIAAHSEEANSPNIMPPLNLEVHSDLWPLSRADALFCCNLLHIAPWTACEALMNGAARTLSPGGLLVIYGPFKRSGEHTAPSNAAFDRQLREENAAWGVRDLEAVTSKASLAGLELRDVIEMPANNLSLVFTRT; the protein is encoded by the coding sequence ATGGCTCGACATTTTCAAGATCGATCAGGTGAGGACAGCGGTAACGTGAAGCTGCACGCGCCCGCCACGAGGCGGAACAGGGATGCAATCTTGGAGGTTTTGCGCCAGGTCCTGCCGCACGAGGGCATTCTGCTGGAAGTGGCCAGCGGCACCGGCGAGCATGCTGCCTGGATGGCGCCTCAACTGCTTCCTCTTGTGTGGCAGCCCAGCGACGCCGACCCGGCGATGCGAGCGTCCATTGCAGCCCATAGCGAGGAAGCCAATAGCCCGAACATCATGCCGCCGTTGAACTTGGAGGTTCACAGCGATCTGTGGCCGCTATCGCGCGCCGATGCGTTGTTCTGCTGCAACCTCCTCCACATCGCACCTTGGACTGCTTGTGAAGCCTTGATGAACGGTGCTGCACGGACGTTGTCCCCCGGTGGGCTGCTGGTTATCTATGGACCTTTCAAGCGGAGCGGGGAACACACCGCGCCCAGCAATGCCGCCTTCGATCGACAGCTGCGGGAAGAAAACGCCGCCTGGGGCGTTCGCGATCTGGAGGCCGTGACTTCGAAGGCGAGCCTAGCCGGATTGGAATTGCGTGACGTCATTGAGATGCCGGCAAACAACCTCTCGTTGGTTTTCACCAGAACCTGA
- a CDS encoding carboxymuconolactone decarboxylase family protein has translation MVEFKVHTQETAPDDAKPLLEGAAGRFGFVPNLVGMMAESPLVLKGYFTLGQMLADGSSFSPAEQQILWLTISRANDCHYCVAAHSTGAAKAKVKEDVIAAIRNETAIDDPRLEALRQFSTRMVATRGWVGDDAAERFIAAGFEKSQVLEIILFVAHKSISNYANHLAQTPVDAAFTQRTWKKAG, from the coding sequence ATGGTCGAGTTCAAGGTTCATACGCAAGAAACAGCGCCTGACGATGCCAAACCTCTGCTGGAGGGCGCTGCCGGTAGGTTCGGCTTTGTGCCAAATCTGGTCGGCATGATGGCGGAATCGCCGCTTGTCCTGAAGGGGTACTTCACGCTTGGTCAGATGCTTGCAGACGGCTCCAGCTTTTCGCCCGCCGAGCAGCAGATTCTGTGGTTGACCATCAGCCGCGCGAACGATTGTCACTACTGTGTGGCGGCACATTCCACCGGCGCGGCAAAAGCAAAGGTCAAAGAAGACGTCATTGCTGCGATCCGCAATGAAACCGCGATCGACGACCCCCGCCTGGAGGCATTGAGACAATTTTCCACAAGGATGGTTGCCACGCGCGGGTGGGTGGGAGATGATGCGGCTGAACGCTTCATTGCAGCTGGTTTTGAGAAATCACAAGTCCTGGAGATCATACTTTTCGTTGCGCACAAGTCCATCTCCAACTATGCAAATCATCTAGCCCAAACTCCGGTGGATGCGGCCTTTACACAACGCACCTGGAAAAAGGCTGGTTAG
- a CDS encoding TetR/AcrR family transcriptional regulator: MARPMAFNKDEALDQAVGLFWNRGFEATSIRDLTAELGITATSLYNAFGDKQQLFLLALERYCQQRQSAQLAQLDLEPSPRKAVELLFQHAIDAYLSDKDRRGCFLANTALERAPHDPEVAAVVRRGFEEAEKFLARKISEAQAKNEIGNKQKPAMLARGMLAAFLGLRSMVRAGASKSELQSALSGVLSVLD, from the coding sequence ATGGCACGCCCTATGGCCTTCAACAAGGATGAGGCTCTGGACCAGGCCGTAGGTCTGTTCTGGAACCGCGGATTCGAAGCTACGTCGATTCGAGACCTGACAGCTGAGTTGGGTATCACAGCGACCAGCCTTTACAACGCCTTTGGTGATAAACAGCAGTTGTTCTTGCTAGCCCTTGAACGTTACTGCCAACAACGCCAGTCGGCACAACTCGCGCAGCTGGACCTTGAGCCCTCTCCGCGGAAGGCGGTGGAGTTGCTGTTTCAGCACGCAATCGATGCCTACCTCAGCGACAAGGACCGCCGTGGATGTTTCCTGGCCAACACGGCGCTTGAACGGGCGCCGCATGACCCGGAGGTTGCCGCCGTGGTCCGGCGGGGGTTTGAAGAGGCCGAGAAATTTCTGGCTCGGAAAATCTCGGAAGCGCAAGCAAAGAACGAGATTGGAAACAAGCAGAAGCCAGCGATGCTTGCGCGCGGGATGCTTGCCGCGTTCCTGGGGCTTCGCAGCATGGTGCGGGCTGGCGCCTCCAAGTCCGAACTCCAGTCAGCCCTTTCCGGCGTCCTGAGTGTCCTAGATTAG
- a CDS encoding RNA-binding S4 domain-containing protein yields MTIQSQRLDKWLWGARFFKTRSLATKQCHAGGMRVDGTLTLKAHHLLRGGEVLTFRQGDHIRVIRVLALAERRGPASEAQMLYEDLSPPETQTRLPADRALASGARDRGSGRPTKKDRRQISKLKEDL; encoded by the coding sequence ATGACGATACAAAGCCAACGCTTGGATAAATGGCTCTGGGGAGCTCGCTTCTTCAAAACCAGAAGTTTGGCGACGAAGCAGTGCCATGCTGGCGGGATGCGCGTCGACGGAACCTTAACTCTAAAAGCGCATCACCTGTTAAGGGGCGGCGAGGTGCTGACCTTCCGTCAGGGCGACCATATTCGGGTGATTAGGGTGCTGGCCTTAGCGGAGCGCCGAGGTCCGGCCAGCGAAGCACAAATGCTTTATGAAGACTTGTCGCCGCCCGAGACTCAAACACGCCTCCCGGCAGACAGGGCCTTGGCCAGTGGCGCACGGGACCGTGGCAGCGGGCGGCCCACAAAGAAAGATCGCCGACAGATCAGCAAACTAAAGGAAGATTTGTAG
- a CDS encoding helicase-related protein: MTESEPSNLSPGGRGITALLGPTNTGKTHLAIERMLAHRSGMIGFPLRLLARENYDRAVRLRGAHQVALITGEEKILPPGARYFFCTVESMPTDRQVEFLAVDEIQLCGDPERGHIFTERLLHARGIAETMFLGASTIKPLLQRLVPEAEVVSRPRFSTLSYAGERKLTRLPPRSAIVAFSAADVYQIAELIRRQRGGAAVVLGALSPRTRNAQVALFEAGEVDYLVATDAIGMGLNLHLDHVAFARLGKFDGREMRRLTPAEIGQIAGRAGRHMSDGTFGTTAELGGLDPALVEAVESHRFDPLRSLAWRNRSLDFSSVTRLLSSLEALPGRAGLYRAREAEDQLHLAALLKDPAVVSLLSDEATIVLLWDVCQIPDFQKTLTDQHNRLLARIFQTLLKGAGRLPEDWIAGQLKAIDRTDGEIDSLTARIARGRVWTFITHRGDWLDDSQGWQDRARAVEDRLSDALHQRLTQRFVDRKGTALLRRQRKASALLAGVRKDGEVVLEGEVIGRLVGFTFQPAEDLEPDNRKAAESAARRVLADEVPRRVQQLEQDDNGSFLLDGETRLTWRGHVVGRLVKGRDRLHPAVQIDEGDLLDGGMRERMRQRLESWVGVFLRNRLGPLFDLAEADVKGNARGLAYQLVESLGCLPRRTVASQVRKLVRGERQTLQAAGLRIGAESLFLPALLKPESQSLKALLWSLWGGVPLPPLPAPSEILSDSPAAESLLLACGWRRIAGRRWTLAVRVDVLERLSAALYRMKPEGLFCPTPALTEIVGNDREALSRLLPALSFQMSGDPSRGLETLAFAPKGHRGVKRKARQAGKITPAAPGAGGNEKSPQRSRKSDGSQSLRKRDSTPKGSQQGINPDSPFAKLAELYKR; encoded by the coding sequence ATGACAGAATCCGAGCCCTCAAACCTTTCCCCAGGCGGTCGCGGTATTACCGCATTGCTTGGCCCCACCAACACCGGAAAGACTCATCTAGCCATCGAACGCATGCTGGCGCATCGATCCGGAATGATTGGGTTTCCTCTGCGTTTGCTGGCGCGGGAGAACTATGATCGCGCGGTCAGGTTGCGTGGGGCGCACCAAGTGGCGTTGATTACGGGTGAGGAGAAGATCTTGCCGCCGGGCGCCCGGTATTTCTTCTGCACCGTCGAATCAATGCCGACGGATCGGCAGGTCGAGTTTCTTGCAGTCGATGAAATCCAACTCTGCGGCGACCCGGAGCGCGGTCACATCTTCACCGAACGTCTGCTTCATGCGCGCGGTATTGCGGAGACGATGTTTCTGGGCGCATCGACGATAAAGCCGTTGCTTCAGCGTTTGGTTCCTGAAGCCGAAGTCGTTTCGCGGCCGCGCTTTTCAACGCTGTCCTATGCGGGTGAGCGCAAGCTGACCCGCCTGCCGCCGCGATCGGCGATCGTCGCCTTTTCGGCCGCCGATGTTTACCAGATTGCCGAACTGATACGCCGCCAGAGGGGTGGTGCGGCTGTGGTGCTCGGCGCCCTTAGTCCGCGCACCCGAAACGCGCAGGTTGCTCTCTTCGAAGCGGGGGAGGTCGACTATCTGGTAGCAACCGATGCGATAGGCATGGGTCTCAATCTGCACCTTGACCACGTCGCCTTTGCCCGGCTTGGTAAGTTCGACGGTCGCGAAATGCGGCGCTTGACACCGGCGGAGATTGGGCAGATTGCCGGCCGCGCCGGCCGCCACATGAGTGACGGCACTTTTGGAACAACGGCTGAGCTGGGCGGCTTGGACCCGGCGCTGGTGGAGGCTGTCGAGAGCCATCGCTTCGACCCATTGCGCTCTTTGGCTTGGCGCAATCGCAGCCTCGATTTTTCCAGTGTGACCAGGCTTTTGAGCAGCCTCGAGGCGCTGCCGGGTCGTGCGGGTCTTTACCGAGCGCGCGAGGCGGAAGATCAATTGCACCTCGCCGCCCTGCTCAAGGACCCGGCGGTTGTCAGCCTGCTTTCCGATGAGGCGACCATAGTGTTGCTGTGGGACGTCTGCCAGATTCCGGATTTCCAGAAAACCCTGACGGATCAGCACAATCGCCTGCTTGCGAGAATCTTTCAGACGCTGCTGAAGGGCGCGGGGCGCCTGCCGGAGGACTGGATCGCGGGCCAGCTCAAGGCGATCGACCGCACGGACGGGGAAATCGATAGCCTAACGGCACGCATTGCCCGGGGACGGGTCTGGACCTTCATTACACACCGGGGCGACTGGCTGGATGATAGTCAGGGTTGGCAGGATCGGGCCCGGGCTGTCGAGGACCGCCTTTCCGACGCCCTTCACCAACGCTTGACCCAACGGTTTGTGGACCGAAAGGGGACGGCTCTGCTGCGGCGTCAAAGGAAGGCGTCGGCGTTACTCGCAGGTGTACGAAAGGATGGCGAGGTCGTTCTAGAAGGGGAAGTGATAGGCCGTCTTGTGGGCTTTACTTTTCAACCGGCTGAGGACCTGGAGCCGGATAACCGTAAGGCTGCTGAATCCGCGGCGCGCCGCGTTTTGGCAGACGAAGTGCCGCGCCGTGTTCAACAGCTCGAGCAGGATGACAATGGTTCATTCCTGCTGGACGGCGAAACGCGCCTCACTTGGCGCGGACATGTGGTCGGCCGTTTGGTCAAAGGCAGGGACAGGCTGCATCCGGCAGTGCAAATCGACGAAGGCGATCTGTTGGATGGGGGTATGCGCGAGCGGATGCGACAGCGGCTGGAAAGCTGGGTTGGGGTGTTCCTGCGGAACCGGCTTGGTCCGCTGTTTGATCTGGCGGAGGCGGATGTGAAGGGGAACGCGCGCGGCCTCGCCTACCAGCTTGTCGAATCGCTGGGTTGCCTGCCGCGCCGCACGGTCGCGTCGCAGGTTCGAAAGCTTGTTCGAGGCGAGCGCCAGACCTTGCAAGCCGCTGGATTGCGCATTGGCGCGGAATCATTGTTCCTACCTGCGCTGTTGAAGCCAGAGTCGCAATCCCTCAAGGCGCTTCTTTGGAGTTTGTGGGGGGGAGTGCCGTTGCCACCACTTCCTGCGCCCTCTGAGATCTTGTCCGACTCGCCGGCGGCCGAATCGCTGCTCTTGGCCTGTGGCTGGCGCAGAATTGCCGGTCGCCGTTGGACTTTGGCCGTGCGTGTGGACGTGCTTGAGCGTCTAAGCGCCGCACTTTACCGAATGAAGCCGGAAGGTTTGTTCTGTCCAACACCAGCGTTGACGGAAATCGTCGGCAATGATCGAGAGGCGCTTTCCCGCCTGCTTCCTGCATTGTCCTTTCAGATGTCTGGGGATCCGTCACGGGGTTTGGAAACGCTGGCCTTCGCCCCCAAAGGGCATCGTGGGGTCAAGCGCAAAGCCCGACAGGCGGGCAAGATAACACCCGCCGCGCCCGGTGCTGGCGGGAACGAAAAGAGTCCCCAGCGATCCAGAAAAAGCGATGGCAGCCAAAGCCTTCGAAAAAGGGATTCAACGCCCAAGGGGTCGCAGCAAGGGATCAATCCGGACTCTCCCTTTGCGAAGCTGGCAGAACTCTACAAACGCTGA
- a CDS encoding protein-L-isoaspartate(D-aspartate) O-methyltransferase: MAFSQRRGEREALLAEIEGDVRETARQTGLSRLPDVVRTAIARVPRHCFVRPSDDAHAYENRALPIDHGQTISQPYIVAVMTALCGAGPGKRILEIGTGCGYQAAVLAETGAVVYSIEVVPPLARSAAQTLEALGYGSPDVVLREGDGRQGWPEAAPFDAILVAAAAERMPSALGEQLAVGGTLVFPMGPAYPRRSFPSGQTLCAVDKQSDGSFRTRKLIPVAFVPLVAPGRIS, translated from the coding sequence GTGGCCTTTTCCCAGCGTCGTGGCGAACGGGAAGCCCTACTGGCCGAGATAGAGGGCGATGTGCGGGAAACCGCCCGACAGACTGGCCTTAGTCGCTTGCCCGATGTTGTGCGCACTGCGATCGCAAGGGTGCCGCGGCACTGTTTTGTTCGGCCGAGCGATGATGCTCACGCCTATGAAAACCGGGCGCTACCCATCGACCACGGTCAAACCATTTCTCAGCCCTATATTGTTGCTGTAATGACAGCGCTCTGCGGCGCGGGGCCCGGCAAGCGTATCCTGGAGATTGGCACGGGCTGCGGCTATCAGGCAGCCGTGTTGGCGGAAACCGGGGCTGTCGTTTATTCGATTGAGGTCGTGCCACCGCTTGCGAGGTCTGCCGCGCAAACGCTCGAAGCGCTTGGCTATGGATCGCCCGATGTTGTGTTAAGGGAGGGCGACGGTCGTCAGGGGTGGCCGGAAGCAGCGCCGTTCGATGCGATCCTCGTCGCCGCCGCGGCGGAAAGAATGCCGTCTGCATTGGGCGAACAGTTGGCTGTTGGGGGGACGCTTGTGTTTCCGATGGGGCCTGCCTACCCGCGGCGGTCTTTTCCGAGCGGTCAGACTCTGTGCGCGGTAGACAAGCAATCGGATGGAAGCTTCCGAACGCGCAAGCTGATTCCGGTCGCGTTCGTTCCTCTCGTAGCGCCGGGACGCATAAGTTGA
- the htpG gene encoding molecular chaperone HtpG, translating into MSEEKLAFQAEVSRLLEIVAGALYSNKEIFLRELISNASDACDRLRYAALTQPELTAGSDPLAIEIHPDSAAGSLKISDNGIGMNHDDLVANLGTIARSGTAAFMAGLEQAKKENGQGAVNLIGQFGVGFYSSFMVADRVVVESRKAGDAQGWRWESDGKGGFTVAESDVSPERGTTITLHLKDEEKEYLDPLRLERIVRAYSDHIAVPIHLREPGKEEPRQLNSASALWTRPKSEITDDQYREFYHHTAHAFDDPWMKLHFQVEGLLSYAGLLFIPSQPPMDLFHPERRQHVKLYVKRVFITDDNEALLPPYLRFLRGIIDCEDLPLNISREMLQHSPVLSKIRGSVTKRVLDALEEKAEKEPDSYSSFWETFGGVLKEGLYEDHANRERLLNLARFRSTQGDGWTSLAEVKARMKEGQKAFYFITGDSVETLRQSPQLEGFAAKDVEVLLMADPVDEFWVTAVGEVLGLPLKSVTRGGADLSGIAGEEKENEADEKSATPEGFDALLAFLKLTLKDAVKDVRASERLESSAVCLVADEGDMDMHLERLLRQHKQLDQVSKRILEINAKHPVIERLAARVASDSGEGAGAAVEEAAWLLLDQARILEGESLPDPAKFARRLSDALARGLA; encoded by the coding sequence ATGAGCGAGGAAAAGCTTGCCTTTCAGGCTGAAGTTTCCCGACTTCTGGAGATTGTCGCCGGGGCGCTCTACTCGAACAAAGAGATCTTCCTGCGCGAGTTGATCTCGAACGCCTCCGACGCCTGCGATCGTCTGCGTTACGCAGCGCTGACCCAGCCGGAGTTGACGGCGGGGAGCGATCCGCTGGCTATTGAAATACATCCCGACAGTGCGGCCGGCTCGCTCAAGATCTCAGACAACGGCATCGGCATGAATCATGATGACCTGGTTGCCAACCTGGGCACCATCGCGCGTTCCGGCACCGCAGCCTTCATGGCCGGGCTGGAACAGGCCAAGAAGGAGAACGGCCAGGGAGCCGTCAATCTGATCGGCCAGTTCGGCGTTGGTTTCTATTCCAGCTTCATGGTAGCGGACCGTGTCGTCGTGGAGAGCCGAAAGGCCGGTGACGCGCAAGGATGGCGCTGGGAATCCGACGGCAAGGGTGGCTTTACCGTTGCCGAAAGCGACGTGTCTCCCGAACGTGGCACGACCATCACACTGCACCTGAAAGACGAGGAAAAGGAGTATCTCGACCCCTTGCGTCTGGAGCGCATCGTTCGCGCCTACTCCGATCACATCGCCGTGCCGATCCATTTGCGGGAGCCTGGCAAGGAGGAACCGCGTCAACTAAACAGCGCCTCGGCGCTCTGGACGCGACCCAAGAGTGAAATCACGGACGACCAATACCGCGAGTTCTACCACCACACCGCGCACGCCTTCGACGATCCCTGGATGAAGCTGCATTTCCAGGTCGAGGGGCTGCTGTCGTACGCCGGATTGCTGTTCATTCCCAGCCAACCGCCAATGGATCTTTTCCATCCCGAACGCCGCCAGCACGTCAAACTTTACGTGAAACGCGTCTTCATAACAGATGATAACGAGGCTTTGCTGCCACCTTATCTCCGCTTCCTGCGCGGCATAATTGATTGCGAGGACCTGCCTCTCAACATCTCGCGGGAGATGCTTCAACATTCGCCCGTGCTGTCCAAGATTCGCGGGAGCGTCACCAAGCGTGTGCTCGATGCCCTTGAAGAGAAGGCCGAAAAAGAACCGGATAGCTACAGCTCTTTCTGGGAGACCTTCGGCGGCGTCCTGAAGGAAGGACTCTACGAAGATCACGCCAACCGGGAGCGGCTGTTGAACCTCGCCCGCTTCCGCTCGACCCAGGGCGATGGCTGGACCAGCCTCGCCGAGGTAAAGGCCCGTATGAAGGAAGGCCAGAAAGCCTTTTACTTCATCACAGGAGATTCGGTGGAGACGCTCCGTCAGAGCCCGCAGCTGGAAGGCTTTGCCGCCAAGGACGTGGAGGTCCTGTTGATGGCTGACCCGGTGGACGAGTTCTGGGTGACCGCCGTCGGTGAGGTTTTGGGCCTGCCGCTAAAATCCGTCACCCGCGGCGGTGCGGACCTCTCCGGCATCGCCGGTGAGGAGAAAGAGAACGAGGCGGATGAAAAATCGGCGACACCCGAGGGCTTCGACGCTCTTCTGGCATTCCTGAAGCTGACCTTGAAGGACGCGGTTAAGGACGTTCGTGCCTCCGAGAGGCTGGAGTCGTCAGCCGTATGTCTGGTCGCCGACGAAGGCGATATGGATATGCATTTGGAACGCTTGTTGCGCCAGCACAAGCAGTTGGATCAGGTGAGCAAGCGGATTCTGGAGATCAACGCCAAGCACCCGGTGATTGAGCGTCTGGCCGCTCGTGTGGCCAGCGACAGCGGCGAAGGTGCCGGCGCCGCTGTCGAGGAGGCCGCTTGGCTGTTGCTCGACCAAGCGCGTATCCTGGAAGGCGAGAGCCTGCCCGATCCGGCGAAGTTCGCCCGTCGACTCTCCGATGCCCTGGCGCGAGGACTGGCCTGA